A single region of the Triticum dicoccoides isolate Atlit2015 ecotype Zavitan chromosome 2B, WEW_v2.0, whole genome shotgun sequence genome encodes:
- the LOC119365569 gene encoding AT-hook motif nuclear-localized protein 23-like, whose translation MAGLDLGTAATRYVHQFHHLHPDLQLQQNSYAKQQHEPADDDNNGNGNGGNYGAQYGENNDGGSSSSGPAGDGAGGGGGGGPGDMVARRPRGRPPGSKNKPKPPVIITRESANTLRAHILEVGSGCDVFECISTYACRRQRGVCVLSGSGIVTNVTLRQPSAPAGAVVTLHGRFEILSLSGSFLPPPAPPGATSLTIFLAGGQGQVVGGNVVGALYAAGPVIVIAASFANVAYERLPLEDEEAPPATAGMQMQQPGDAEAAAGMGGVPFPPDPSAAGLPFFNQLPLNNMTGGPGSQLPPGADGHGWAGGRPQF comes from the coding sequence ATGGCAGGCCTCGACCTTGGCACCGCCGCGACGCGCTACGTGCACCAGTTCCACCACCTCCACCCGGACCTCCAGCTGCAGCAGAACAGCTACGCCAAGCAGCAGCACGAGCCCGCCGACGACGACAACAACGGCAACGGCAACGGCGGCAACTACGGCGCCCAGTACGGCGAGAACAACGACGGCGGCTCCTCATCCTCCGGCCCCGCCGGtgatggcgcgggcggcggcggcgggggcggtccTGGGGACATGGTGGCGCGCCGGCCACGGGGGCGCCCCCCGGGCTCGAAGAACAAGCCCAAGCCGCCGGTGATCATCACGCGGGAGAGCGCCAACACGCTGCGCGCCCACATCCTGGAGGTCGGGAGCGGCTGCGACGTGTTTGAGTGCATCTCCACGTACGCGTGCCGACGGCAGCGCGGCGTGTGCGTGCTGAGCGGCAGCGGCATCGTGACCAACGTGACGCTGCGGCAGCCGTCGGCCCCCGCGGGCGCCGTCGTGACCCTGCACGGCAGGTTCGAGATCCTGTCGCTCTCGGGCTCCTTCCTGCCCCCGCCGGCTCCCCCTGGCGCCACCAGCCTCACCATATTCCTCGCCGGGGGGCAGGGGCAGGTCGTCGGCGGCAACGTCGTGGGCGCGCTCTACGCCGCGGGCCCGGTCATCGTCATCGCGGCGTCCTTCGCTAACGTCGCCTACGAGCGCCTCCCGCTGGAGGACGAGGAGGCGCCGCCTGCAACGGCAGGCATGCAGATGCAGCAGCCCGGCGACGCCGAGGCAGCGGCCGGCATGGGCGGCGTCCCGTTCCCTCCCGACCCGTCGGCTGCCGGCCTGCCCTTCTTCAACCAGCTGCCTCTCAACAACATGACCGGCGGTCCCGGCTCGCAGCTCCCGCCCGGTGCCGACGGCCACGGCTGGGCCGGCGGACGGCCACAGTTCTGA